A region from the Xiphias gladius isolate SHS-SW01 ecotype Sanya breed wild chromosome 20, ASM1685928v1, whole genome shotgun sequence genome encodes:
- the derl2 gene encoding derlin-2 yields MAYQTLQQEYLQIPVVTRAYTTACVLTTAAVQLEIITPFQLYFNPDLILRNYQIWRLITNFLFFGPVGFNFLFNMIFLYRYCRMLEEGSFRGRTADFVFMFLFGGLLMTIFGTFVSLVFLGQAFTIMLVYVWSRRNPNVRMNFFGLLNFQAPFLPWVLMGFSLLLGNSIIVDLLGIAVGHVYFFLEDVFPNQPGGGRWLKTPSIIKMLFDTPEEDANYNPLPEERPGGFAWGEGQRLGG; encoded by the exons ATGGCTTACCAGACGCTACAGCAAGAGTATTTACAGATTCCTGTTGTTACCAGGGCATATACAACCGCATGTGTCCTCACAACTGCTGCAGTG CAGCTAGAGATCATCACACCATTTCAGCTATACTTCAATCCAGATTTGATTCTCAGGAATTACCAG aTATGGCGACTAATAACCAACTTCCTGTTTTTTGGTCCAGTTGGCTTCAATTTCCTGTTCAATATGATTTTCCT GTACAGATACTGTCGTATGCTAGAGGAGGGCTCTTTCAGGGGACGCACAGCTGACTTTGTCTTCATGTTCCTGTTTGGTGGGCTTCTGATGACT ATATTTGGCACTTTTGTGAGTCTGGTGTTCCTGGGCCAAGCTTTCACTATCATGCTGGTATATGTGTGGAGTCGACGAAACCCAAACGTTCGCATGAATTTCTTTGGCCTGTTGAATTTCCAGGCACCCTTCCTACCGTGGGTGCTGATGGGATTCTCCCTTCTGCTGGGCAACTCCATCATTGTGGATCTCTTAG GTATCGCTGTTGGTCATGTGTACTTCTTCCTGGAGGATGTTTTTCCCAACCAGCCTGGTGGTGGAAGGTGGCTCAAGACCCCATCTATCAT AAAGATGCTGTTTGACACTCCAGAGGAAGATGCCAACTACAACCCCCTACCTGAGGAGCGCCCAGGAGGGTTTGCCTGGGGAGAGGGACAGCGCCTTGGAGGTTAA
- the LOC120806245 gene encoding SWI/SNF-related matrix-associated actin-dependent regulator of chromatin subfamily B member 1-A-like isoform X1, protein MQLALSKTFGQKPVKFQLEQDGDFYMVGSEVGNYLRMFRGSLYKRYPSLWRRLASVEERKKIVASSHATSVTLLKASECEEIFEGNDEKYKAVSISTEPPPYLSKPTTWHISYPISQEQKAKRSSQWVPTLPNSSHHLDAVPCSTTINRNRMGRDKKRTFPLCFDDHDPAVIHENAAQVEALVPIRLDMEIDGQKLRDAFTWNMNEKLMTPEMFAEILCDDLDLNPLAFVPAIASAIRQQIESYPTDSILEEQADQRVIIKLNIHVGNISLVDQFEWDMSERENSPESFALKLCSELGLGGEFVTTIAYSIRGQLSWHQRTYAFSENPLPTVEIAIRNTGEADQWCPLLETLTDAEMEKKIRDQDRNTRRMRRLANTAPSW, encoded by the exons ATGCAACTAGCGCTAAGTAAAACGTTTGGTCAGAAGCCAGTTAAATTTCAGTTAGAACAAGATGGGGACTTTTACATGGTTGGGTCGGAG GTTGGAAACTATTTACGTATGTTCAGGGGCTCTCTGTATAAAAGATATCCATCTTTATGGAGGAGGCTAGCCtcagtggaggagaggaagaaaatcGTAGCATCATCACATG CCACTAGTGTTACTCTGCTGAAGGCATCAGAATGTGAAGAGATCTTCGAGGGTAATGATGAGAAATACAAGGCAGTGTCCATCAGCACGGAGCCCCCACCTTACCTCAG CAAGCCCACCACCTGGCACATCAGCTATCCAATATCCCA GGAGCAGAAAGCAAAGAGGAGCAGTCAGTGGGTCCCCACACTGCCCAATAGTTCTCACCATCTAGATGCTGTACCTTGCTCCACCACCATCAACCGTAACAGAATGGGCCGTGACAAGAAGAGGACCTTCCCTCTGTG CTTTGATGACCATGACCCTGCAGTGATCCATGAGAATGCAGCCCAGGTAGAGGCTCTGGTTCCCATTCGTCTAGACATGGAGATAGATGGACAGAAACTGCGAGATGCCTTCACATGGAACATGAATG AGAAACTGATGACCCCAGAGATGTTTGCAGAGATTTTGTGTGATGACCTGGACCTGAATCCTCTGGCCTTTGTCCCTGCGATTGCCTCAGCCATTCGTCAGCAGATTGAGTCCTACCCCACTGACAGCATACTAGAAGAGCAGGCAGACCAGAGAGTCATCATCAAG cTGAACATTCACGTGGGGAACATCTCTCTAGTGGACCAGTTTGAATGGGACATGTCGGAGAGGGAGAACTCCCCGGAGTCATTTGCATTGAAGCTGTGCTCTGAGCTGGGTCTGGGTGGAGAGTTTGTAACCACTATCGCCTACAGCATTCGTGGTCAGCTCAGCTGGCACCAGAGGACCTACGCCTTCAG TGAGAACCCACTCCCCACAGTAGAGATTGCCATTCGCAATACAGGGGAGGCAGACCAGTGGTGCCCCCTGCTGGAGACCCTCACAGATGCTGAAATGGAGAAGAAGATCCGAGACCAAGACAGGAACACAAG GCGTATGAGGAGACTGGCCAACACTGCTCCGTCCTGGTAG
- the LOC120806245 gene encoding SWI/SNF-related matrix-associated actin-dependent regulator of chromatin subfamily B member 1-like isoform X2 yields the protein MQLALSKTFGQKPVKFQLEQDGDFYMVGSEVGNYLRMFRGSLYKRYPSLWRRLASVEERKKIVASSHATSVTLLKASECEEIFEGNDEKYKAVSISTEPPPYLREQKAKRSSQWVPTLPNSSHHLDAVPCSTTINRNRMGRDKKRTFPLCFDDHDPAVIHENAAQVEALVPIRLDMEIDGQKLRDAFTWNMNEKLMTPEMFAEILCDDLDLNPLAFVPAIASAIRQQIESYPTDSILEEQADQRVIIKLNIHVGNISLVDQFEWDMSERENSPESFALKLCSELGLGGEFVTTIAYSIRGQLSWHQRTYAFSENPLPTVEIAIRNTGEADQWCPLLETLTDAEMEKKIRDQDRNTRRMRRLANTAPSW from the exons ATGCAACTAGCGCTAAGTAAAACGTTTGGTCAGAAGCCAGTTAAATTTCAGTTAGAACAAGATGGGGACTTTTACATGGTTGGGTCGGAG GTTGGAAACTATTTACGTATGTTCAGGGGCTCTCTGTATAAAAGATATCCATCTTTATGGAGGAGGCTAGCCtcagtggaggagaggaagaaaatcGTAGCATCATCACATG CCACTAGTGTTACTCTGCTGAAGGCATCAGAATGTGAAGAGATCTTCGAGGGTAATGATGAGAAATACAAGGCAGTGTCCATCAGCACGGAGCCCCCACCTTACCTCAG GGAGCAGAAAGCAAAGAGGAGCAGTCAGTGGGTCCCCACACTGCCCAATAGTTCTCACCATCTAGATGCTGTACCTTGCTCCACCACCATCAACCGTAACAGAATGGGCCGTGACAAGAAGAGGACCTTCCCTCTGTG CTTTGATGACCATGACCCTGCAGTGATCCATGAGAATGCAGCCCAGGTAGAGGCTCTGGTTCCCATTCGTCTAGACATGGAGATAGATGGACAGAAACTGCGAGATGCCTTCACATGGAACATGAATG AGAAACTGATGACCCCAGAGATGTTTGCAGAGATTTTGTGTGATGACCTGGACCTGAATCCTCTGGCCTTTGTCCCTGCGATTGCCTCAGCCATTCGTCAGCAGATTGAGTCCTACCCCACTGACAGCATACTAGAAGAGCAGGCAGACCAGAGAGTCATCATCAAG cTGAACATTCACGTGGGGAACATCTCTCTAGTGGACCAGTTTGAATGGGACATGTCGGAGAGGGAGAACTCCCCGGAGTCATTTGCATTGAAGCTGTGCTCTGAGCTGGGTCTGGGTGGAGAGTTTGTAACCACTATCGCCTACAGCATTCGTGGTCAGCTCAGCTGGCACCAGAGGACCTACGCCTTCAG TGAGAACCCACTCCCCACAGTAGAGATTGCCATTCGCAATACAGGGGAGGCAGACCAGTGGTGCCCCCTGCTGGAGACCCTCACAGATGCTGAAATGGAGAAGAAGATCCGAGACCAAGACAGGAACACAAG GCGTATGAGGAGACTGGCCAACACTGCTCCGTCCTGGTAG